Proteins co-encoded in one Ruegeria sp. YS9 genomic window:
- the moaA gene encoding GTP 3',8-cyclase MoaA, whose amino-acid sequence MTAPLIDPFARAITYLRVSVTDRCDFRCVYCMSENMTFLPKKDLLTLEELDRMCSTFVRMGVEKLRITGGEPLVRRNIMTFFNSMTRHLDSGALKELTLTTNGSQLHRFSDDLYAAGVRRVNVSLDTLDDDKFAKVTRWGRLKQVLNGIDAAQKAGLRIKINAVALKGFNEPELPKITEWCAQRDMDLTWIEVMPMGDIGNEDRLDQYWSLKDVRKEYENHYSVTDLAERSGGPARYVRLEETGQKIGFITPLSHNFCESCNRVRLTCTGELYMCLGQEDMADLRGALRDHPDTEQPLEDAIRSAINLKPKGHDFDYSRQAVDGRMSRHMSHTGG is encoded by the coding sequence ATGACAGCTCCGCTTATCGACCCGTTTGCCCGCGCCATCACGTATCTCCGCGTCTCCGTCACGGACCGCTGCGACTTCCGCTGCGTGTATTGCATGTCCGAGAACATGACCTTTCTGCCCAAAAAAGACCTGCTGACATTGGAGGAACTGGACCGGATGTGTTCGACCTTCGTCAGGATGGGGGTCGAAAAGCTGCGCATTACGGGTGGTGAGCCGTTGGTGCGTCGCAACATCATGACTTTCTTCAACTCGATGACACGCCACCTGGACAGCGGTGCATTGAAGGAACTGACGCTGACAACCAATGGGTCGCAACTGCACCGATTTTCCGATGATCTGTATGCGGCCGGTGTGCGCCGGGTGAATGTCTCGCTGGACACTCTGGATGATGACAAGTTCGCCAAGGTCACACGCTGGGGGCGCCTGAAACAGGTTTTGAACGGAATTGACGCCGCGCAAAAGGCTGGACTGCGGATCAAGATCAACGCCGTCGCCCTGAAAGGGTTCAATGAACCCGAACTTCCGAAAATCACGGAATGGTGCGCCCAGCGGGATATGGATCTGACCTGGATCGAAGTCATGCCGATGGGTGATATCGGCAACGAAGACCGCCTGGATCAGTACTGGTCGCTCAAAGACGTGCGGAAAGAATACGAAAACCACTATTCGGTCACCGATCTCGCCGAACGCAGCGGTGGCCCGGCCCGTTACGTGCGGCTCGAGGAAACCGGCCAGAAAATAGGCTTCATAACGCCGCTGTCGCACAATTTCTGTGAAAGCTGCAACAGGGTCCGGCTGACCTGCACGGGCGAACTTTACATGTGCCTGGGTCAGGAAGACATGGCCGACCTGCGCGGCGCCCTGCGCGATCATCCCGATACCGAACAGCCGCTTGAAGACGCGATCCGGTCCGCCATAAATCTCAAGCCCAAAGGGCATGACTTCGACTATTCCCGCCAAGCCGTCGATGGCCGGATGAGCCGTCACATGAGTCACACAGGCGGCTGA
- a CDS encoding 3-deoxy-D-manno-octulosonic acid transferase, with the protein MPDHDSRPTALYHAYCALTSLAAPLVWRVVRNKLRAANVPVKRQQERLGHASLPRPNGRLIWFHAASVGESLSVLSLIRRLADRLPEAEFLITSGTPTSAALIEKRLPPRTRHQYPPLDTAGPVRRFLNHWQPEGGVFVESEIWPRLIVESAKRGIQLALLNARLSDKSVAGWKKRPETARFILNKFNLFLTQNDKTAANLTAMGAPAGRVRPGTNLKAMSDPLPIDHGTLDDIGSQISGRPVWIASSTHAGEEETVLAAHQSLLERWPDLLLLLIPRHPERRGDIAKLLEASDLNAAFRSETSPIKTETQVYVADTLGETGTWYALCPIVFLGGSLKDIGGHNPFEPAQAGAAVITGPGYFNFAETFAPLIKTGGAIEVRTEKDLSAAVEHWLSDDQALTQARNAAQSCVKTQSNALDSVVETLCSSLNLT; encoded by the coding sequence ATGCCGGATCACGACAGCCGCCCCACGGCGTTGTACCATGCGTACTGCGCCCTCACGTCTCTTGCCGCGCCCCTGGTATGGCGGGTCGTGCGGAACAAGCTGCGGGCAGCAAACGTACCTGTCAAGCGACAACAAGAACGCCTTGGCCATGCCAGCCTGCCCAGGCCAAATGGGCGTTTGATCTGGTTCCATGCCGCCAGCGTCGGCGAAAGCCTTTCGGTCCTCAGCCTGATCAGACGGCTCGCAGACCGCCTGCCCGAAGCCGAGTTTCTGATCACCTCCGGCACCCCGACCTCAGCGGCTTTGATCGAAAAACGCCTGCCGCCCCGCACACGGCATCAATACCCGCCGCTTGACACGGCAGGTCCGGTCCGACGCTTTCTGAACCATTGGCAACCAGAAGGCGGGGTTTTCGTCGAAAGCGAAATCTGGCCCCGATTGATCGTCGAAAGCGCCAAACGGGGCATTCAGCTGGCCCTTCTGAATGCACGACTGTCGGACAAGTCTGTTGCCGGTTGGAAAAAACGCCCCGAAACGGCGCGGTTCATTCTGAACAAATTCAACTTGTTCCTGACGCAGAACGACAAAACCGCAGCCAACCTGACAGCCATGGGTGCCCCTGCCGGCCGCGTCCGGCCCGGCACCAATCTCAAGGCCATGTCAGACCCCCTTCCCATAGACCACGGCACGCTGGATGACATCGGTTCTCAGATTTCTGGCAGACCTGTGTGGATCGCCAGTTCAACCCATGCCGGTGAAGAGGAAACCGTTCTGGCCGCGCACCAATCACTTCTGGAACGCTGGCCCGATCTGCTGCTGTTGCTGATCCCGCGCCACCCCGAGCGACGCGGCGATATCGCCAAACTACTGGAAGCCTCCGATCTCAACGCCGCGTTCCGATCCGAAACTTCCCCTATCAAAACCGAAACCCAGGTATATGTCGCAGATACATTGGGCGAGACCGGCACATGGTACGCGCTGTGTCCCATCGTGTTCCTGGGCGGCTCCCTGAAAGACATCGGCGGTCACAACCCATTCGAACCGGCACAGGCCGGAGCCGCCGTGATTACCGGCCCCGGATACTTCAATTTTGCAGAAACATTCGCACCGCTGATCAAAACCGGTGGCGCCATCGAGGTTCGAACCGAAAAGGATCTCTCTGCGGCGGTCGAGCATTGGCTTTCAGACGACCAAGCCCTGACCCAGGCCCGCAACGCCGCCCAATCCTGCGTCAAGACCCAAAGCAACGCGCTGGACTCCGTCGTGGAAACACTGTGCAGCTCGCTCAACCTGACTTGA
- a CDS encoding M20 aminoacylase family protein, translating to MPVKNRFAELQDEITAWRRDLHENPEILFETHRTSAMVAEKLQEFGCDEVVTGIGRTGVVGVIKGKSDSSGKVIGLRADMDALPIHEATGLDYASKTPGAMHACGHDGHTAMLLGAAKYLSETRNFDGTVVVIFQPAEEGGGGGREMCEDGMMDRWNIQEVYGMHNWPGQPVGKFAIRPGSFFAATDQFDITFEGRGGHAAKPHETVDTTVLAAQAVLALQTISSRNADPIDQVVVSVTSFETSSKAFNVIPQTVQIKGTVRTMSKDMRDLAEKRINEICNGIAATFGGTANVTYIRGYPVMVNSEEQTEFAAAVARSVSGDCDDAPLVMGGEDFAFMLEERPGAYILVGNGDTAMVHHPEYNFNDEAIPAGCSWWAEIVEQRMPAA from the coding sequence ATGCCAGTCAAAAACCGCTTTGCCGAGTTGCAGGATGAGATCACCGCCTGGCGACGGGATCTGCACGAAAACCCGGAAATCCTGTTCGAAACGCACCGCACCAGCGCAATGGTGGCCGAGAAATTGCAGGAGTTCGGTTGCGATGAGGTCGTCACCGGCATCGGGCGCACCGGCGTTGTTGGCGTGATCAAGGGCAAATCGGACAGCAGCGGCAAGGTGATCGGTCTGCGGGCGGATATGGACGCGTTGCCGATTCATGAGGCGACGGGATTGGACTATGCCTCGAAAACACCGGGCGCGATGCATGCCTGCGGCCATGATGGCCACACGGCGATGCTTTTGGGTGCTGCGAAATACCTGTCGGAAACCCGAAACTTCGATGGCACGGTCGTTGTGATCTTCCAGCCTGCCGAAGAGGGCGGCGGCGGTGGTCGTGAAATGTGTGAAGATGGCATGATGGACCGCTGGAATATTCAGGAAGTCTACGGCATGCACAACTGGCCGGGACAACCTGTGGGCAAGTTCGCCATCCGTCCCGGTTCCTTCTTTGCCGCAACCGATCAGTTCGACATCACTTTTGAAGGGCGAGGTGGTCATGCGGCCAAGCCGCATGAAACAGTGGATACCACGGTTCTGGCTGCGCAGGCGGTGTTGGCGCTTCAGACCATTTCCTCGCGCAATGCCGATCCGATCGATCAGGTCGTGGTGTCGGTGACGTCGTTCGAGACCTCGTCGAAAGCGTTCAACGTGATCCCGCAAACCGTTCAGATCAAAGGAACCGTACGCACCATGAGCAAGGACATGCGGGATCTGGCCGAAAAGCGGATCAATGAGATCTGCAATGGAATCGCGGCCACGTTCGGAGGCACGGCAAACGTGACCTACATCCGCGGGTACCCGGTGATGGTGAACAGTGAAGAACAGACCGAGTTCGCCGCAGCTGTTGCCCGGTCGGTATCCGGCGATTGCGACGATGCGCCTTTGGTCATGGGAGGCGAGGACTTTGCCTTCATGCTGGAGGAACGTCCCGGGGCCTATATTCTAGTGGGTAACGGCGATACGGCCATGGTTCACCACCCGGAGTACAACTTCAACGATGAGGCGATTCCCGCCGGTTGCAGCTGGTGGGCAGAGATCGTTGAGCAGCGGATGCCGGCGGCCTGA
- a CDS encoding M20 aminoacylase family protein, translating into MPIKNRLAEMHEEITGWRRDIHQHPEILYDTHRTSALVAEKLKEFGCDEVVTGIGRTGVVGVIRGKSDTQGRVIGLRADMDALPMQEQTGLDYASKTPGAMHACGHDGHTAMVLGAAKYLSETRNFDGTAIVIFQPAEEGGNGAEAMCKDGLMDRFGIQEVYAMHNVPGLPTGQFAIRSGPLLAAADEFDIHLEGRGGHAAKPHETVDTTVMLSQMIVAFQTIVSRNADPILQAVLSVTSVETSSTAFNVIPQSARIRGTVRTHSNQMRDLIEQRLKEVAEGIAGTFGGSVNVNYTRGVPVTINAETQTGYAAEAAVSVGGSCIEAPMVMGGEDFSFMLEERPGAFIVLGNGDSAGLHHPEYNFNDEIIPIGCSWFAEMVERRMPAA; encoded by the coding sequence ATGCCGATCAAGAACCGCCTTGCAGAGATGCACGAAGAGATCACAGGCTGGCGGCGTGACATTCACCAACACCCGGAAATTCTGTACGACACGCACCGCACCAGCGCGCTGGTGGCGGAAAAGCTGAAGGAATTCGGCTGTGATGAGGTCGTGACAGGCATCGGTCGCACCGGAGTGGTCGGGGTCATTCGCGGCAAAAGCGACACGCAGGGCCGCGTGATTGGCCTGCGTGCCGACATGGATGCCCTGCCGATGCAGGAACAGACCGGGCTGGACTATGCCTCGAAGACACCTGGCGCGATGCATGCCTGCGGGCATGACGGGCATACCGCCATGGTTTTGGGAGCGGCAAAATACCTGTCTGAGACGCGCAATTTCGATGGCACCGCAATCGTTATCTTTCAGCCCGCCGAAGAGGGCGGGAATGGTGCCGAGGCCATGTGCAAGGACGGTCTGATGGATCGGTTCGGCATTCAGGAAGTCTATGCGATGCACAACGTACCGGGCCTGCCCACCGGGCAGTTCGCGATCCGTTCGGGCCCATTGCTGGCTGCGGCGGACGAATTTGACATCCATCTTGAAGGGCGCGGAGGTCACGCTGCGAAACCCCATGAGACGGTCGATACGACGGTGATGCTGTCGCAAATGATCGTGGCATTTCAAACGATCGTGTCGCGCAATGCGGATCCGATCCTGCAAGCCGTGCTGTCGGTGACGTCCGTTGAGACGTCTTCGACAGCGTTCAACGTGATCCCGCAATCGGCGCGGATACGCGGCACGGTCCGGACCCATTCCAACCAGATGCGTGATCTGATCGAACAGCGCCTCAAAGAGGTCGCCGAAGGGATTGCTGGAACATTCGGTGGTTCCGTGAACGTCAATTACACGCGTGGCGTTCCGGTGACGATCAACGCCGAAACTCAAACGGGATATGCGGCAGAAGCCGCGGTTTCGGTCGGGGGCAGCTGCATCGAGGCGCCGATGGTCATGGGGGGTGAGGATTTCTCGTTCATGCTGGAGGAACGGCCCGGAGCCTTCATCGTTCTGGGCAACGGTGACAGCGCCGGGTTGCACCACCCTGAATACAACTTCAACGACGAGATCATCCCGATCGGATGCTCATGGTTTGCAGAAATGGTCGAGCGCCGAATGCCGGCGGCTTGA
- a CDS encoding M20 aminoacylase family protein: MPVKNRLAEMHGDIAAWRRHLHAHPELMYDVHETAAFVVERLKEFGVDEITPGIGKTGVVAVIRGRQDTTGRVIGLRADMDALPIEEATGLDYASTVSGKMHACGHDGHTSMLLGAAQYLAETRNFDGTVVLIFQPAEEGGAGGLAMCQDGLMDRWGIDEVYGMHNMPGLPVGEFAIRPGALLASSDEFEITITGKGGHAAAPHDAVDTTLVASHIVVSLQSVVSRNVDPIKRVVLTVGTFETDSVASNVIAHTVRLQGTVRTLDPEYRAIAEERVRRIAEDTASAFGAKADVVWTPGYPVTVNSEAETAYAAEAAEAVAGRVNDGTDPIMPSEDFAYMLEERPGAYIFIGNGDTAMCHHPEYNFDDDAIPAGCSWFAEIVERRLPVA, translated from the coding sequence ATGCCTGTCAAAAACAGACTTGCGGAAATGCACGGCGATATTGCCGCGTGGCGCCGCCATCTGCATGCGCATCCTGAATTGATGTATGACGTGCACGAAACCGCTGCTTTCGTTGTCGAGCGCCTCAAGGAGTTTGGTGTTGATGAGATCACTCCGGGAATTGGCAAGACCGGTGTCGTGGCCGTTATCCGGGGGCGGCAGGATACGACCGGGCGCGTGATCGGACTTCGTGCAGATATGGACGCATTGCCGATCGAAGAGGCGACGGGGTTGGATTATGCGTCGACCGTTTCGGGCAAGATGCACGCCTGCGGGCATGACGGGCATACCTCGATGCTGCTTGGGGCCGCCCAGTACTTGGCCGAAACGCGAAACTTCGATGGCACCGTGGTTCTGATTTTCCAGCCGGCAGAAGAAGGCGGCGCGGGTGGCTTGGCCATGTGTCAGGATGGTCTGATGGACCGCTGGGGCATTGATGAGGTCTATGGCATGCACAACATGCCGGGCTTGCCGGTGGGCGAATTCGCGATCCGACCCGGCGCATTGCTGGCCTCATCTGATGAATTCGAGATCACGATCACCGGCAAGGGCGGACACGCGGCTGCACCGCATGACGCGGTAGACACCACGCTGGTAGCCTCGCATATCGTTGTGTCGTTGCAATCCGTCGTGTCGCGCAACGTCGATCCGATCAAACGCGTGGTGCTGACTGTGGGCACGTTCGAAACGGACAGCGTCGCGTCGAACGTGATCGCGCATACCGTCCGTTTGCAGGGGACCGTCCGGACACTCGACCCAGAATACCGCGCGATTGCAGAAGAGCGCGTGCGCAGGATCGCCGAGGATACGGCCTCGGCCTTCGGCGCAAAGGCGGATGTCGTCTGGACGCCCGGCTATCCGGTTACGGTCAACTCCGAGGCTGAGACGGCGTACGCTGCCGAGGCGGCCGAGGCTGTGGCGGGCAGGGTCAACGACGGCACTGATCCGATCATGCCCTCGGAAGATTTTGCCTACATGCTTGAAGAACGGCCCGGAGCTTACATCTTTATCGGGAACGGGGACACGGCCATGTGCCATCACCCGGAATACAACTTTGACGACGACGCGATTCCCGCCGGTTGCAGTTGGTTTGCCGAGATTGTGGAACGACGATTGCCGGTCGCATAA
- the argE gene encoding acetylornithine deacetylase — protein sequence MAKRLTPLEIMTKLISFPTVSRDTNLPLVDWVEEYLQGHGIAPHRWPDPDQPHKAAIFAHVGPLEEGAVVLSGHTDVVPVDGQPWDTDPFTVTEKDGKYFGRGTCDMKGFDALAIWALVEAHYAEIKRPLQLALSFDEEVGCTGAPPMIEAIQQVLPKGSAVIVGEPSMMQAVTGHKGGFGIDTHIVGFEVHSSIMHTGVNAIMAAAPLIDWANHRNAESMAAEPSEIAAVFDPPWTTCHVGMIEGGTAHNITAKDCKFMMDFRTVPDETQAEWREAYIEQVRQVEARMQAVHPDARIELSEHFAIPGLVPEQDGEAEALVRALTGDNASHVVSYGTEAGQFQEAGYSAVICGPGDIAQAHQPNEFISIAQFDAGHKFMQRLVEKLGAE from the coding sequence ATGGCGAAACGCCTGACGCCGCTTGAGATCATGACAAAGCTGATCTCATTTCCGACCGTAAGCCGCGACACCAATCTGCCGCTGGTGGATTGGGTCGAGGAATACCTGCAAGGTCATGGAATCGCGCCCCATCGGTGGCCGGACCCGGATCAACCGCACAAGGCCGCGATCTTTGCGCATGTGGGTCCGCTGGAAGAAGGCGCGGTGGTTTTATCTGGCCACACGGATGTCGTGCCGGTGGACGGTCAGCCGTGGGATACCGATCCTTTCACGGTGACCGAGAAGGACGGCAAATACTTCGGTCGCGGCACCTGCGACATGAAGGGGTTTGACGCCCTGGCGATCTGGGCCCTGGTCGAAGCGCATTACGCTGAAATAAAGCGGCCGCTGCAACTTGCGCTCAGTTTTGACGAAGAGGTCGGATGCACCGGTGCGCCGCCCATGATTGAGGCAATTCAACAGGTTTTGCCCAAGGGATCGGCAGTGATCGTGGGTGAGCCGTCGATGATGCAGGCGGTGACGGGGCACAAGGGCGGGTTCGGCATTGATACACATATTGTCGGGTTCGAAGTGCACAGCTCGATCATGCATACCGGCGTGAATGCGATCATGGCGGCGGCGCCTTTGATCGATTGGGCAAATCATAGAAATGCCGAGAGCATGGCCGCTGAGCCGAGCGAAATCGCGGCTGTTTTTGACCCGCCGTGGACCACCTGTCATGTCGGCATGATCGAAGGCGGGACAGCCCACAACATCACTGCCAAAGACTGCAAGTTCATGATGGATTTCCGCACGGTGCCGGACGAAACGCAGGCTGAATGGCGCGAGGCCTATATCGAACAGGTTCGCCAGGTCGAAGCACGTATGCAGGCCGTTCACCCCGATGCGCGTATCGAACTGTCTGAGCATTTCGCGATCCCGGGGCTGGTGCCTGAACAGGACGGAGAAGCCGAAGCTTTGGTGCGCGCCCTGACCGGGGACAACGCAAGCCACGTTGTCAGCTACGGGACCGAGGCGGGGCAGTTTCAGGAGGCCGGGTATTCAGCCGTGATCTGCGGTCCCGGCGATATCGCGCAGGCGCATCAGCCGAACGAGTTTATATCAATCGCGCAGTTCGATGCGGGGCACAAGTTTATGCAACGACTGGTTGAAAAGCTCGGCGCAGAGTAG
- a CDS encoding ABC transporter ATP-binding protein encodes MLDQPIAQIKKLRVEFQTKDGPVVGVEDVSFEVKPGETVCIVGESGSGKSVSSLSLMRLVEFGGGEIAGGELLFDRRDGEKMDLAKADQDLMKQIRGNEIGMIFQEPMTALNPVFTVGRQLTEGLRIHKDMTKAQAEARALELLRQVRIPEPERRLKQYPHELSGGMRQRVVIAMAMACEPRLLIADEPTTALDVTIQAEILALMDRLKRETGTAVMFITHDMAVVAQMADRVVVMYRGNKVEEGTVKEIFENPQHDYTKALLAAVPKLGEMQGKSAPEPMKLLGVEGQNIAPIPGTEEVLLTVKNLTTRFPVKGGLLRRTISNVHAVEDVSFTLNKGQTLSLVGESGCGKSSAGRSILRLVEPLAGEIDLDGVDIMKLDPSGLRKARLDMQMIFQDPFASLNPQMQLVDQVAEPMRNYGVASGSELQDRVAQLFDKVQLPRSFMRRFPHEMSGGQRQRIAIARALALNPKLIIADEAVSALDVSVQAQVLNLMMELQSELGLSYLFISHDMAVVERVSHYVGVMYLGRIVELGPRARVFENPQHPYTQALMKAVPIADPNKRKSEKDLNFKPIPSPIHPTDYTPEPSQYREVEAGHFILTTDSGY; translated from the coding sequence GTGCTGGATCAGCCTATTGCTCAAATCAAAAAACTGCGGGTGGAGTTTCAGACAAAGGACGGTCCCGTTGTTGGTGTTGAGGACGTCTCGTTCGAGGTCAAGCCAGGCGAAACCGTTTGTATCGTTGGCGAATCGGGCTCGGGGAAGTCGGTTTCATCGTTGTCCTTGATGCGCCTGGTCGAGTTCGGTGGCGGCGAAATCGCGGGCGGCGAACTGCTGTTTGATCGTCGCGATGGCGAAAAAATGGACCTGGCCAAGGCCGATCAGGATCTGATGAAGCAGATTCGCGGCAACGAGATCGGGATGATCTTTCAAGAGCCGATGACCGCGCTGAACCCCGTTTTCACCGTGGGTCGCCAGTTGACCGAAGGTCTGCGTATCCACAAGGACATGACGAAAGCGCAGGCAGAAGCGCGGGCGCTTGAATTGTTGCGCCAGGTTCGCATACCTGAACCTGAGCGGCGTCTGAAACAATATCCTCACGAGTTGTCGGGCGGGATGCGCCAACGCGTCGTCATTGCGATGGCGATGGCCTGCGAGCCGCGCCTGTTGATCGCCGACGAACCCACCACAGCGCTGGACGTGACCATTCAGGCCGAGATCCTGGCCTTGATGGACCGCCTCAAGCGGGAAACCGGAACTGCGGTGATGTTCATCACCCACGATATGGCCGTGGTTGCACAGATGGCTGACCGTGTGGTTGTCATGTACCGCGGCAACAAGGTCGAAGAAGGCACCGTCAAGGAAATCTTTGAAAACCCGCAGCACGACTATACCAAGGCGTTGCTGGCCGCAGTGCCGAAACTGGGCGAGATGCAGGGGAAATCTGCGCCCGAGCCGATGAAGCTGCTGGGGGTCGAAGGGCAGAATATTGCACCAATTCCGGGTACGGAAGAGGTTCTGCTGACCGTCAAGAACCTGACGACCCGGTTCCCGGTCAAGGGCGGGCTTTTGCGGCGCACGATCTCGAACGTTCATGCGGTCGAGGATGTCTCGTTCACACTGAACAAAGGTCAGACGCTCAGCCTTGTCGGCGAATCCGGGTGCGGCAAGTCTTCGGCGGGGCGTTCGATCCTGCGGCTGGTTGAGCCTCTGGCGGGCGAGATTGATCTGGACGGTGTCGACATCATGAAGCTTGACCCATCTGGTTTGCGCAAGGCGCGGCTGGACATGCAGATGATTTTCCAGGACCCGTTCGCATCGCTGAACCCGCAGATGCAGCTGGTCGATCAGGTGGCCGAGCCGATGCGCAACTATGGCGTGGCGTCGGGATCCGAGCTTCAGGACCGCGTGGCACAATTGTTCGACAAGGTGCAATTGCCGCGCAGCTTCATGCGTCGGTTCCCGCATGAAATGTCGGGCGGTCAGCGGCAACGGATTGCCATCGCGCGGGCTCTGGCCCTGAACCCCAAGCTGATCATCGCGGATGAGGCGGTCTCGGCCCTCGACGTGTCGGTGCAAGCGCAGGTTCTGAACCTGATGATGGAATTGCAGTCCGAACTGGGCCTGTCTTATCTGTTCATCAGTCACGATATGGCCGTGGTTGAAAGGGTCAGCCATTATGTCGGGGTCATGTATCTGGGTCGTATTGTCGAACTTGGGCCCCGGGCGCGGGTGTTCGAGAACCCGCAGCATCCCTATACACAGGCGCTGATGAAGGCGGTTCCGATCGCGGACCCGAACAAGCGGAAATCGGAAAAGGATCTGAATTTCAAACCGATCCCATCTCCGATTCATCCCACTGACTACACGCCGGAACCTTCGCAATATCGAGAGGTTGAGGCAGGGCACTTCATCCTGACCACCGACAGCGGGTATTGA
- a CDS encoding peptide ABC transporter substrate-binding protein: MKIKTLLLGAIASTAMAPMAFAERGSDGNVSIIYWQAPSILNPFLSGGTKDVESASLVIEPLARYDQDGNMVPYLASEIPTVENGGVSEDLTSITWKIAPGIKWSDGTPFTAADVKFTADYCMHPEGGCAQVTKFEGVTSVEAVDDLTVKVTFDAPTPFPYGPFVGGESPIIQAAQFADCLGAKAPECTDQNFNPIGTGPFVVTEFKPNDVITFKANDNYRDPAKPAFATVTFKGGGDATAAGRAVMETGEFDYAWNLQLAPEVIAQMQEGGKGTPVAGFGPLVERIMLNQTNPSPELPEGERSTAKHPHPFLKDPAVYKAMSMAIDRPLLVEIGYGQAGKVTCNWVPAPAAFNSTSMTCDTQDIEGAKKLLDDAGIVDTDGDGVREKDGVPLKIVYQTSTNAVRQDFQALIKEWWSQIGIETELRNINASVFFGGDPGSPDTFQKFYADVEMYANTFNGTDPQSYLGNGLCDKAPRPETQWQGENISRFCNEEFDKLHAQLAETAGLEQRAEIAKKLNDIMVENGGMIPLVHRGRLSAHANTLGGVVLNVWDSELWNIADWYRKTGS; the protein is encoded by the coding sequence ATGAAAATCAAAACCCTTTTGCTAGGTGCGATCGCAAGCACGGCAATGGCCCCGATGGCCTTTGCCGAGCGCGGTTCGGACGGCAATGTCAGCATCATCTATTGGCAGGCCCCGTCGATCCTGAACCCGTTCCTGTCCGGCGGCACGAAAGACGTGGAATCAGCCTCGCTGGTGATCGAGCCGCTTGCCCGCTACGACCAGGACGGCAACATGGTGCCATATCTGGCGTCTGAAATCCCGACCGTGGAAAATGGCGGTGTCAGCGAAGATCTGACGTCGATCACATGGAAAATCGCGCCGGGAATCAAATGGTCGGACGGCACTCCGTTCACCGCTGCTGACGTGAAGTTCACCGCCGATTACTGCATGCACCCGGAAGGTGGCTGCGCGCAGGTGACCAAGTTCGAAGGCGTCACCTCGGTCGAGGCTGTTGATGACCTGACCGTCAAAGTCACTTTCGACGCACCGACCCCCTTCCCCTATGGTCCGTTCGTCGGCGGTGAAAGCCCGATCATTCAGGCCGCACAGTTCGCCGATTGCCTTGGTGCGAAAGCACCTGAATGCACCGACCAGAACTTCAACCCGATCGGCACCGGCCCCTTTGTCGTCACCGAGTTCAAACCGAACGACGTGATTACATTCAAAGCCAACGACAATTATCGTGACCCGGCCAAACCGGCCTTTGCGACCGTGACCTTCAAGGGCGGCGGTGACGCGACAGCTGCTGGTCGTGCCGTCATGGAAACCGGTGAGTTTGATTATGCCTGGAACCTGCAACTGGCTCCGGAAGTGATCGCACAGATGCAGGAAGGCGGCAAAGGTACGCCGGTTGCAGGCTTCGGCCCGCTGGTCGAGCGCATCATGCTGAACCAGACCAACCCGTCGCCCGAGCTGCCGGAAGGCGAGCGTTCGACGGCCAAGCACCCGCACCCGTTCCTGAAGGATCCGGCCGTTTACAAAGCCATGTCGATGGCCATCGACCGTCCGCTGCTGGTGGAAATCGGCTATGGTCAGGCTGGTAAAGTGACCTGCAACTGGGTTCCGGCCCCTGCCGCATTCAACTCGACCTCGATGACCTGCGACACGCAAGATATCGAAGGCGCCAAGAAACTGCTGGATGATGCCGGCATCGTCGACACCGATGGCGACGGCGTCCGCGAGAAGGACGGCGTTCCGCTGAAGATCGTCTATCAGACCTCGACCAACGCCGTCCGCCAGGACTTCCAGGCGCTGATCAAGGAATGGTGGAGCCAGATCGGCATTGAAACCGAACTGCGCAACATCAACGCATCGGTCTTCTTCGGTGGTGACCCGGGCTCGCCCGATACGTTCCAGAAGTTCTATGCCGACGTTGAAATGTACGCCAACACCTTCAACGGCACCGACCCGCAATCCTATCTGGGCAACGGCCTGTGCGACAAGGCACCGCGCCCCGAGACGCAGTGGCAGGGCGAGAACATCAGCCGCTTCTGCAACGAAGAGTTCGACAAGCTGCACGCTCAGCTGGCTGAAACCGCGGGTCTTGAGCAACGTGCCGAGATCGCGAAAAAGCTGAACGACATCATGGTTGAAAACGGTGGCATGATCCCGCTGGTTCACCGTGGTCGTCTGTCGGCGCACGCAAACACCCTGGGTGGCGTTGTCCTGAACGTTTGGGACAGCGAGCTGTGGAACATTGCGGACTGGTACCGCAAGACCGGTTCCTAA